A region of Nocardioides sp. JS614 DNA encodes the following proteins:
- the nuoN gene encoding NADH-quinone oxidoreductase subunit NuoN codes for MDFIKPTIEYGDVWPLLVVFGVAAVGVLVEGFVPRAQRYLVQAALAIAGVVVALVGTILVARDLDVLGDGAARGAIDVEGTIAVDGPALFIWGMLLVFALGGALLFAERRLEGGVSAFAGQAAALPGTEAERQASTRGLEHTEVYPLMMFALGGMMLFAAANDLLTLFVALEVLSLPLYLLSGLARRRRLLSQEAALKYFMLGAFSSGFFLYGAALVYGFSGSMGFAEINEAVRDDVGNQTLLLIGIGMLSVGLLFKVGAVPFHSWTPDVYQGAPTAVTAFMAAGTKIAAFGAMLRLFYVAFGSDRWSWQPMLWIIAILTMLVGALIAIVQTDMKRMLAYSSVAHTGFLLTGVLGVQQASELADGEVTSLQAVLFYLVTYGFAVVGAFAVVTLVRDAGGEAGQFVRWRGIGRRSPLVAGVFAFFLLSMAGIPLTAGFVGKWAVFTVALAAGAWPVVIAAVLCSIIAVFFYVRVILLMFFEDDDVSAQGEVASVTKPSVLTSATIFVGVAATLVLGVVPGPVLDLAANAGQFVR; via the coding sequence ATGGACTTCATCAAGCCCACGATCGAGTACGGCGACGTCTGGCCGCTCCTCGTGGTCTTCGGCGTCGCCGCCGTCGGCGTGCTCGTCGAGGGGTTCGTGCCCCGCGCCCAGCGCTACCTCGTGCAGGCCGCGCTGGCGATCGCCGGCGTGGTCGTCGCCCTGGTCGGCACGATCCTCGTGGCCCGCGACCTTGACGTGCTCGGGGACGGGGCCGCCCGCGGCGCCATCGACGTCGAGGGCACCATCGCGGTCGACGGCCCGGCGCTGTTCATCTGGGGGATGCTGCTGGTCTTCGCGCTCGGTGGCGCGCTGCTGTTCGCCGAGCGCCGGCTCGAGGGCGGGGTCTCGGCGTTCGCCGGCCAGGCCGCCGCGCTGCCCGGCACCGAGGCCGAGCGGCAGGCGTCGACGCGCGGCCTGGAGCACACCGAGGTCTACCCGCTGATGATGTTCGCGCTGGGCGGCATGATGCTGTTCGCGGCCGCGAACGACCTGCTGACGCTGTTCGTCGCCCTCGAGGTGCTCTCGCTCCCGCTGTACCTGCTCTCCGGGCTCGCCCGGCGCCGCCGGCTGCTGAGCCAGGAGGCGGCGCTGAAGTACTTCATGCTCGGCGCCTTCTCCTCCGGGTTCTTCCTCTACGGTGCCGCGCTCGTCTACGGCTTCTCCGGCTCGATGGGCTTCGCCGAGATCAACGAGGCGGTGCGCGACGACGTCGGCAACCAGACCCTGCTGCTGATCGGCATCGGCATGCTCTCGGTCGGGCTGCTGTTCAAGGTCGGCGCGGTGCCGTTCCACTCCTGGACGCCCGACGTCTACCAGGGCGCGCCCACCGCGGTCACCGCCTTCATGGCGGCCGGCACGAAGATCGCGGCGTTCGGCGCGATGCTCCGGCTGTTCTACGTCGCCTTCGGCTCCGACCGGTGGAGCTGGCAGCCGATGCTGTGGATCATCGCGATCCTCACGATGCTCGTGGGTGCGCTCATCGCGATCGTCCAGACCGACATGAAGCGGATGCTCGCCTACTCGTCGGTGGCCCACACCGGCTTCCTGCTCACCGGCGTGCTCGGCGTGCAGCAGGCCTCCGAGCTGGCCGACGGCGAGGTGACCTCGCTGCAGGCGGTGCTCTTCTACCTCGTCACCTACGGCTTCGCGGTCGTCGGCGCGTTCGCGGTCGTCACCCTGGTGCGCGACGCGGGCGGCGAGGCCGGCCAGTTCGTGCGCTGGCGGGGGATCGGGCGCCGCTCCCCGCTGGTCGCCGGGGTGTTCGCGTTCTTCCTGCTCTCGATGGCCGGCATCCCGCTGACCGCCGGCTTCGTCGGCAAGTGGGCGGTCTTCACGGTGGCCCTCGCCGCCGGCGCCTGGCCCGTGGTCATCGCAGCCGTGCTGTGCAGCATCATCGCGGTGTTCTTCTACGTGCGGGTGATCCTGCTGATGTTCTTCGAGGACGACGACGTCAGTGCCCAGGGTGAGGTCGCGAGCGTCACGAAGCCCTCGGTCCTGACCTCGGCGACGATCTTCGTCGGCGTGGCCGCGACCCTGGTGCTCGGTGTCGTTCCCGGACCGGTGCTCGATCTCGCCGCCAATGCAGGACAATTCGTCAGGTGA
- the nuoI gene encoding NADH-quinone oxidoreductase subunit NuoI, with protein MAGSPEPKSMREQFWDPIAGFGVTFRTMFKKVVTEQYPFDKYPTAPRFHGRHQLNRWPDGLEKCVGCELCAWACPADAIYVEGASNSDDPDGGERFSPGERYGRVYQINYLRCILCGLCIEACPTRALTMTNEYELADDNRADLIYEKSDLLAPLLPGMEQPPHPMRLGDDEGAYYRGEFAAPAPTAPGSSTEAGA; from the coding sequence ATGGCTGGCAGTCCCGAGCCCAAGAGCATGCGCGAGCAGTTCTGGGACCCGATCGCCGGGTTCGGCGTCACCTTCCGGACCATGTTCAAGAAGGTCGTCACCGAGCAGTACCCGTTCGACAAGTACCCGACCGCTCCGCGCTTCCACGGTCGTCACCAGCTCAACCGCTGGCCGGACGGCCTCGAGAAGTGCGTGGGCTGCGAGCTGTGCGCGTGGGCCTGCCCGGCCGACGCGATCTACGTCGAGGGCGCGTCCAACAGCGACGACCCGGACGGCGGGGAGCGGTTCAGCCCCGGCGAGCGCTACGGGCGCGTCTACCAGATCAACTACCTGCGCTGCATCCTCTGTGGGCTGTGCATCGAGGCCTGCCCGACCCGGGCGCTGACGATGACCAACGAGTACGAGCTGGCCGACGACAACCGGGCCGACCTCATCTACGAGAAGTCCGACCTGCTGGCCCCGCTGCTGCCCGGCATGGAGCAGCCGCCGCACCCGATGCGCCTCGGCGACGACGAGGGCGCCTACTACCGCGGCGAGTTCGCGGCGCCGGCGCCGACCGCCCCCGGGTCGAGCACGGAGGCGGGAGCATGA
- the nuoH gene encoding NADH-quinone oxidoreductase subunit NuoH gives MNTLTAPLPMATDALSQFGHDAWWVIGLKAVLILVVLLLLTLFNIWFERRVVGRMQHRPGPNVNGPFGLLQSLADALKLIFKEGIIPKAADKAVYLIAPVIAVIPSFITFSVIPFGPEVTIPFTDTRTPLQLTDMPVAVLFVMAIASIGIYGIVLGGWSSGSTYSLLGGLRSSAQMISYEVAMGLALVAVFLYAGSMSTSEIVAAQDNLWYGLILVPSFVIYLIAMVGETNRAPFDLPEAEGELVGGFHTEYSSMTFALFFLAEYINMATVSAVATTLFLGGWHAPFWLDHAWAGANEGYWPLLWFLGKVLFFVFIFIWLRGTLPRLRYDQFMAFGWKRLIPVALVWIVAVATIRSISLDGGVDRRYLLIGIGALAVVFLVLFFIGGAAEEQPTTVPEAAPAGGYPVPPMPAGGPVRGAAVPLTFDRSSPIASSMPQPSAATRSAGEEI, from the coding sequence ATGAACACCCTGACCGCACCGCTCCCGATGGCGACCGACGCCCTCTCGCAGTTCGGGCACGACGCGTGGTGGGTGATCGGGCTCAAGGCCGTGCTGATCCTGGTCGTGCTCCTGCTGCTGACGCTGTTCAACATCTGGTTCGAGCGGCGCGTGGTCGGCCGGATGCAGCACCGGCCCGGGCCCAACGTCAACGGACCCTTCGGGCTCCTGCAGTCGCTGGCCGACGCCCTCAAGCTGATCTTCAAGGAGGGCATCATCCCGAAGGCGGCCGACAAGGCCGTCTACCTGATCGCCCCGGTGATCGCCGTGATCCCGTCCTTCATCACGTTCTCGGTGATCCCGTTCGGGCCCGAGGTGACGATCCCGTTCACCGACACCCGCACGCCGCTCCAGCTCACCGACATGCCGGTCGCCGTGCTGTTCGTCATGGCGATCGCCTCGATCGGCATCTACGGCATCGTGCTCGGGGGATGGTCGAGCGGTTCGACGTACTCCCTGCTCGGCGGCCTGCGCTCGAGCGCCCAGATGATCTCCTACGAGGTCGCGATGGGCCTCGCGCTGGTCGCGGTGTTCCTGTACGCCGGCTCGATGTCGACCTCGGAGATCGTCGCGGCCCAGGACAACCTCTGGTACGGGCTGATCCTGGTGCCCTCGTTCGTGATCTACCTGATCGCGATGGTCGGCGAGACCAACCGCGCGCCGTTCGACCTCCCCGAGGCCGAGGGTGAGCTGGTGGGCGGGTTCCACACCGAGTACTCCTCGATGACCTTCGCCCTGTTCTTCCTGGCCGAGTACATCAACATGGCGACCGTGTCCGCCGTCGCGACCACCCTGTTCCTCGGCGGCTGGCACGCGCCGTTCTGGCTCGACCACGCCTGGGCGGGCGCGAACGAGGGCTACTGGCCACTGCTGTGGTTCCTCGGCAAGGTCTTGTTCTTCGTCTTCATCTTCATCTGGCTCCGCGGCACCCTGCCCCGCCTGCGCTACGACCAGTTCATGGCGTTCGGGTGGAAGCGGCTGATCCCGGTCGCGCTGGTCTGGATCGTCGCGGTCGCGACGATCCGGTCGATCTCGCTCGACGGCGGCGTCGACCGGCGCTACCTGCTGATCGGCATCGGCGCCCTCGCCGTGGTCTTCCTGGTCCTGTTCTTCATCGGCGGGGCCGCCGAGGAGCAGCCGACCACGGTGCCGGAGGCCGCGCCTGCCGGCGGGTACCCCGTACCCCCGATGCCGGCCGGCGGTCCGGTCCGCGGGGCCGCGGTCCCGCTCACGTTCGACCGCAGTTCACCCATCGCCTCGTCGATGCCACAGCCCAGCGCTGCCACCCGCAGCGCGGGGGAGGAGATCTGA
- the nuoK gene encoding NADH-quinone oxidoreductase subunit NuoK, whose protein sequence is MNVTAYVVLSGILFTIGCVGVLIRRNAIVVFMCVELMLNASNLALVAFARQHGNLDGQIAAFFVMVVAAAEVVVGLAIIMTIFRTRRSASVDDASLLKY, encoded by the coding sequence ATGAACGTGACGGCCTACGTGGTCCTCTCGGGGATCCTGTTCACCATCGGCTGCGTCGGCGTGCTGATCCGGCGCAACGCGATCGTGGTCTTCATGTGCGTCGAGCTGATGCTCAACGCCTCGAACCTCGCACTGGTCGCCTTCGCCCGCCAGCACGGCAACCTCGACGGGCAGATCGCCGCGTTCTTCGTGATGGTCGTCGCCGCCGCCGAGGTGGTCGTGGGGCTCGCGATCATCATGACCATCTTCCGGACCCGCCGCTCGGCCTCGGTCGACGACGCCAGCCTGCTGAAGTACTAG
- a CDS encoding NADH-quinone oxidoreductase subunit M → MNDLPWLTALWVLPLVGALVTAFVPRATGSALPKQVGLLFALLTLAVGIAIAVQYDTGDGMQLTETHTWIEAFGVNYALGVDGLGLLLILMTVALVPLVLVATWNDADDRSSAAFVAWALALESFSLAVFAATDVFLFYMVFEATLIPAYFLIGRFGQAGRGRAALKFLMYQLGGGLVLLASVIGLYVVSADAGNPSYLLSDLQQLDLSTNTERWLFVGFMIAFAVKAPLFPLHTWLADTTEKATPGTSVLLVCILDKIGTFGMLRFGLGLFPEASQWATPVVVALALVSIVYGALVAIGQDDILRLIGLTSLSHFGFITLGIFAFSSQGGSGAILYMVNHGVGTAALFLIAGYLIRRKGTQLISQIAGVETKAPLLAGLFLVAGLSTLGLPGLSQFVSEILVLISAFDYHWWVGAIAVTGIVLAAIYVLWLYQRTMTGPATPGDEAMTDLNRRELVAVVPLIAALVFFGFFPMPLLDVSNPTVDSLLQHVGVSDEAPTVADHAEEGAH, encoded by the coding sequence ATGAACGACCTTCCCTGGCTCACCGCGCTCTGGGTGCTGCCGCTGGTCGGCGCCCTGGTGACGGCGTTCGTGCCCCGGGCGACCGGGTCGGCGCTGCCCAAGCAGGTCGGGCTGCTGTTCGCGCTCCTCACGCTCGCCGTGGGCATCGCGATCGCCGTCCAGTACGACACCGGCGACGGCATGCAGCTGACCGAGACGCACACCTGGATCGAGGCCTTCGGCGTCAACTACGCCCTGGGCGTCGACGGCCTCGGGCTGCTGCTCATCCTGATGACGGTCGCCCTGGTCCCGTTGGTGCTGGTGGCCACCTGGAACGACGCCGACGACCGCTCGTCCGCGGCCTTCGTGGCCTGGGCGCTCGCGCTCGAGTCGTTCTCCCTCGCGGTGTTCGCCGCCACCGACGTCTTCCTCTTCTACATGGTCTTCGAGGCGACGCTGATCCCGGCGTACTTCCTCATCGGCCGCTTCGGCCAGGCCGGTCGCGGTCGCGCCGCGCTGAAGTTCCTCATGTATCAGCTCGGCGGCGGCCTGGTGCTGCTGGCGTCGGTGATCGGGCTCTACGTCGTCTCGGCCGACGCCGGCAACCCGTCCTACCTGCTCTCCGACCTGCAGCAGCTCGACCTGAGCACCAACACCGAGCGCTGGCTGTTCGTCGGGTTCATGATCGCGTTCGCGGTGAAGGCCCCGCTGTTCCCGCTGCACACCTGGCTGGCCGACACGACCGAGAAGGCGACGCCCGGCACCAGCGTGCTGCTGGTCTGCATTCTCGACAAGATCGGCACCTTCGGGATGCTGCGCTTCGGCCTGGGCCTGTTCCCGGAGGCCTCGCAGTGGGCGACGCCGGTCGTCGTCGCGCTCGCGCTGGTCTCGATCGTGTACGGCGCGCTGGTCGCGATCGGCCAGGACGACATCCTGCGCCTGATCGGCCTGACCTCGCTGAGCCACTTCGGCTTCATCACCCTGGGCATCTTCGCGTTCAGCAGCCAGGGCGGGTCCGGCGCGATCCTCTACATGGTCAACCACGGTGTCGGCACGGCGGCGCTCTTCCTGATCGCCGGCTACCTGATCCGGCGCAAGGGCACCCAGCTGATCAGCCAGATCGCCGGCGTCGAGACCAAGGCGCCGCTGCTCGCCGGGCTGTTCCTGGTCGCCGGGCTCTCCACGCTGGGCCTGCCTGGCCTGAGCCAGTTCGTCTCCGAGATCCTCGTGCTGATCTCGGCCTTCGACTACCACTGGTGGGTCGGCGCGATCGCCGTCACGGGCATCGTGCTCGCCGCGATCTACGTGCTCTGGCTCTACCAGCGCACGATGACCGGGCCGGCGACGCCGGGCGACGAGGCGATGACCGACCTGAACCGGCGCGAGCTGGTCGCGGTGGTGCCCCTGATCGCCGCGCTGGTGTTCTTCGGCTTCTTCCCGATGCCACTGCTCGACGTCAGCAATCCGACGGTCGACTCCCTGCTGCAACACGTCGGCGTGTCCGACGAGGCTCCGACGGTCGCTGACCACGCCGAGGAAGGTGCGCACTGA
- the nuoL gene encoding NADH-quinone oxidoreductase subunit L, producing the protein MYALNEGAIPVVHAASADGVYSLLWLVVALPLAGAAILLVGGRYTDKWGHLLGTLLPVVSFILSLVLFFDLLGRDEGDRQFNQHVFTWFQTGHLDVGMDLLYDPLSALFLLLITGVGSLIHVYSIGYMAHDPRRRRFFGYLNLFVAAMLLLVLSENYLGLFLGWEGVGLASYLLIGFWQHRPSAAAAGKKAFVINRVGDMGMSTAIMMFYVTFGSTSFTVISANAPGASDTQLTILGLLLLLGACAKSAQFPLQAWLLDAMEGPTPVSALIHAATMVTAGVYLIVRSNFIFEAAPHAQTAVVVVALISILWGAAIGCAKDDIKKGLAGSTMSQIGYMMLGAGLGAAGYAFAIFHLLTHGFFKANMFLGAGSVMHGMNDDVDMRHYGALRKMMPVTFLTFAMGYLAIIGFPGFSGFWSKDKIIETALADNWLVGLCAIIGAGVTGFYMTRMMLMTFFGDDRRWEKDVHPHESPSVMTVPLVVLAALSVLGGLMLAGDWIQDFLAPVVGVGAHDDPPVPALLVTAIIVVVVGAGVALAWMLFGRREIPRTAPQDVSFVTRAAREELYGNQINDGLVVNPGRHLVGGLLTIDKHVIDGTFTGGPVALGSFAGVARRVQNGFVRTYALSLLGGALIVVLALLAVNLA; encoded by the coding sequence ATGTACGCATTGAACGAGGGCGCCATCCCGGTGGTGCACGCCGCGAGCGCCGACGGCGTCTACTCGCTGCTGTGGCTGGTGGTCGCGCTGCCGCTCGCCGGCGCCGCGATCCTGCTGGTCGGTGGCAGGTACACCGACAAGTGGGGGCACCTGCTCGGCACGCTCCTGCCGGTCGTGTCCTTCATCCTGTCGCTGGTCCTGTTCTTCGACCTGCTCGGCCGTGACGAAGGCGATCGCCAGTTCAACCAGCACGTGTTCACCTGGTTCCAGACCGGTCACCTCGACGTGGGCATGGACCTGCTGTACGACCCGCTGTCGGCGCTGTTCCTGCTGCTGATCACCGGTGTCGGATCGCTGATCCACGTCTACTCGATCGGCTACATGGCCCACGACCCGCGTCGTCGCCGGTTCTTCGGCTACCTGAACCTGTTCGTCGCGGCGATGCTGCTGCTGGTGCTCTCGGAGAACTACCTCGGGCTGTTCCTCGGCTGGGAGGGTGTCGGCCTCGCGTCGTACCTCCTCATCGGCTTCTGGCAGCACCGGCCGTCGGCCGCGGCGGCAGGGAAGAAGGCCTTCGTCATCAACCGGGTCGGCGACATGGGCATGTCGACGGCGATCATGATGTTCTACGTGACCTTCGGGTCGACGAGCTTCACCGTGATCAGTGCGAACGCACCGGGCGCCTCGGACACCCAGCTCACCATCCTCGGGCTGCTGCTCCTGCTCGGCGCCTGCGCCAAGTCCGCCCAGTTCCCGCTGCAGGCCTGGCTGCTCGACGCGATGGAAGGCCCGACGCCGGTGTCGGCGCTGATCCACGCCGCGACCATGGTGACCGCGGGCGTCTACCTGATCGTCCGCTCGAACTTCATCTTCGAGGCGGCGCCGCACGCGCAGACCGCCGTCGTGGTGGTCGCCCTGATCTCGATCCTCTGGGGTGCTGCGATCGGATGCGCCAAGGACGACATCAAGAAGGGCCTGGCGGGCTCGACGATGAGCCAGATCGGATACATGATGCTCGGCGCCGGCCTGGGCGCAGCGGGCTACGCGTTCGCGATCTTCCACCTGCTGACGCACGGCTTCTTCAAGGCCAACATGTTCCTCGGAGCCGGCTCGGTCATGCACGGCATGAACGACGACGTCGACATGCGCCACTACGGCGCGCTGCGCAAGATGATGCCGGTGACCTTCCTGACCTTCGCGATGGGCTACCTCGCGATCATCGGGTTCCCGGGCTTCTCCGGGTTCTGGTCGAAGGACAAGATCATCGAGACCGCGCTGGCCGACAACTGGCTGGTCGGACTCTGCGCGATCATCGGCGCCGGCGTCACCGGGTTCTACATGACCCGGATGATGCTGATGACCTTCTTCGGTGACGACCGGCGCTGGGAGAAGGACGTGCACCCCCACGAGTCACCCTCGGTGATGACGGTGCCGCTGGTCGTCCTCGCGGCACTCTCGGTCCTCGGCGGCCTGATGCTCGCCGGCGACTGGATCCAGGACTTCCTGGCGCCCGTCGTCGGGGTCGGCGCCCACGACGACCCACCGGTGCCCGCCCTCCTGGTCACCGCGATCATCGTGGTCGTCGTCGGCGCCGGTGTCGCGCTCGCCTGGATGCTGTTCGGCCGGCGCGAGATCCCGCGGACCGCTCCGCAGGACGTGTCGTTCGTGACCCGGGCGGCCCGTGAGGAGCTCTACGGCAACCAGATCAACGACGGCTTGGTCGTGAACCCCGGTCGCCACCTGGTGGGTGGGCTCCTGACGATCGACAAGCACGTCATCGACGGCACCTTCACCGGCGGCCCGGTCGCGCTCGGGTCCTTCGCCGGGGTCGCCCGGCGGGTCCAGAACGGCTTCGTCCGCACCTACGCCCTGTCCCTCCTCGGCGGCGCCCTCATCGTCGTCCTCGCTCTCCTGGCGGTGAATCTCGCATGA
- a CDS encoding NADH-quinone oxidoreductase subunit J — protein MIAFWILAPVMVIAALGLLFVRKAVHAALLLAVVMMSLAVLYAALEAPFLFAVQIIVYTGAILMLFLFVLMLVGVDASDSVVETIRGQRVLAAIAGLGLGLVMVLGLSQISLGTAVGLEDANSGGNIQALANILFSRYVFAFEVTSALLITAAVGAMVLAHRERLTPKPTQMSLAAQRMKDYAERGTHPGPLPPPGVYARHNAVDTPALLPDGTAAESSVSRVLAARGTVRSGPAMAEDIDEIQGTLSGATHAGRDAVAPATTTEVTPATGEDAE, from the coding sequence ATGATCGCGTTCTGGATCCTCGCCCCCGTGATGGTGATCGCGGCGCTCGGCCTCCTCTTCGTCCGCAAGGCGGTGCACGCCGCGCTGCTGCTGGCCGTCGTGATGATGTCGCTCGCGGTGCTCTACGCCGCCCTCGAGGCGCCGTTCCTCTTCGCGGTGCAGATCATCGTCTACACCGGCGCCATCTTGATGCTGTTCCTGTTCGTGCTGATGCTGGTCGGCGTCGACGCGTCCGACTCCGTCGTCGAGACGATCCGCGGCCAGCGGGTGCTCGCGGCGATCGCCGGCCTCGGCCTGGGCCTGGTGATGGTGCTCGGCCTCAGCCAGATCTCGCTCGGCACCGCCGTCGGCCTCGAGGACGCCAACTCCGGCGGCAACATCCAGGCGCTCGCCAACATCCTGTTCTCCCGCTACGTGTTCGCCTTCGAGGTCACCAGCGCGCTGCTGATCACCGCGGCCGTCGGCGCGATGGTGCTCGCTCACCGCGAGCGGCTCACCCCGAAGCCGACGCAGATGTCGCTCGCCGCCCAACGGATGAAGGACTACGCCGAGCGGGGCACCCACCCGGGGCCACTGCCGCCGCCCGGCGTCTACGCACGGCACAACGCCGTGGACACCCCGGCGCTGCTGCCGGACGGGACCGCCGCCGAGTCGTCGGTCTCGCGCGTGCTCGCGGCCCGTGGCACGGTCCGCTCGGGCCCGGCCATGGCCGAGGACATCGACGAGATCCAGGGCACGCTCAGCGGGGCGACCCACGCGGGTCGTGACGCCGTGGCCCCGGCCACCACGACCGAGGTCACCCCCGCCACCGGAGAGGACGCCGAATGA
- a CDS encoding NADH-quinone oxidoreductase subunit G, whose protein sequence is MTSTPEKAAVDTVSVTIDGIQVDVPKGTLVIRAAEQIGVQIPRFCDHPLLAPVGACRQCLVDIPDAGNGRGFPKPQASCTLPVADGMVVNTQATSPVADKAQQGIMEFLLVNHPLDCPVCDKGGECPLQNQAMSNGRGESRFTGVKRTYPKPINISAQVLLDRERCILCARCTRFSEQIAGDPFIALIERGALQQVGIYEREPFESYFSGNTIQICPVGALTSADYRFRSRPFDLVSTPSVAEHDACGSAIRVDHRRGRVMRRLAGNDPEVNEEWITDKDRFGFHYATEPDRLTYPQVRDRVEDGGDGGLRPASWTEAFAVAARGLQAAGATAVLTGGRVTAEDAYAYSKFARVSLGTNDIDFRSRPLSAEEASFLAAEVVLRGPGNGGVTYGDLEAAKTVVLAGLEPEDEAGMIFLRLRKASKPGRPGGGTRVVAIAPYATRSLTKMRGQLLRTAPGDEAAALESLSSHAEFGVDSTAVILVGERLATVPGALSAAAALAARTGARLAWVPRRAGDRGAVETGCLPNLLPGGRPVADAGARVDAATTWGVDSLPDAPGRDADAIVAALRAGEVRGLVVGGVDPDDTSDPAATRAAVEAASFVVALELRETELTRAADVVFPVAPVADRAGTFVSWEGRPRPFPAVFSRPTSLPDLRILAGIAEELSALGAGRELGFRTVEEARAQMEEMGPWDGQRAALDTVSAPTAPVGEGLALATWKLLIDNGVMQDGDKAYRATGRKPVARLGRATYDAVGPTVTLTGDRGSVTLPAEPADLDDGVVWVPANSFGNGVLADLASPGSRVTVAKGADA, encoded by the coding sequence ATGACAAGCACACCCGAGAAGGCCGCGGTCGACACGGTCTCCGTCACCATCGACGGGATCCAGGTCGACGTCCCCAAGGGGACCCTGGTGATCCGGGCCGCCGAGCAGATCGGCGTCCAGATCCCGCGGTTCTGCGACCACCCGCTGCTGGCGCCGGTCGGTGCCTGCCGACAGTGCCTGGTCGACATCCCCGACGCCGGCAACGGCCGCGGCTTCCCCAAGCCACAGGCCTCGTGCACGCTGCCGGTCGCGGACGGCATGGTCGTCAACACCCAGGCCACGAGCCCGGTCGCCGACAAGGCGCAGCAGGGGATCATGGAGTTCCTCCTGGTCAACCACCCGCTGGACTGCCCGGTGTGCGACAAGGGCGGCGAGTGCCCCCTGCAGAACCAGGCGATGTCCAACGGCCGTGGCGAGAGCCGCTTCACCGGGGTCAAGCGCACCTACCCCAAGCCGATCAACATCTCCGCGCAGGTGCTCCTCGACCGCGAGCGCTGCATCCTGTGCGCGCGGTGCACCCGCTTCTCCGAGCAGATCGCCGGTGACCCGTTCATCGCGCTGATCGAGCGGGGCGCGCTCCAGCAGGTCGGCATCTACGAGCGCGAGCCGTTCGAGTCCTACTTCTCCGGCAACACCATCCAGATCTGCCCGGTCGGGGCGCTCACCAGCGCCGACTACCGCTTCCGCTCACGGCCCTTCGACCTGGTCTCCACGCCCAGCGTCGCCGAGCACGACGCCTGCGGTTCGGCCATCCGGGTCGACCACCGGCGCGGGCGCGTGATGCGCCGCCTGGCCGGCAACGACCCCGAGGTCAACGAGGAGTGGATCACCGACAAGGACCGGTTCGGGTTCCACTACGCCACCGAGCCGGACCGGCTGACCTACCCGCAGGTCCGCGACCGGGTCGAGGACGGTGGCGACGGGGGCCTGCGGCCCGCGTCCTGGACCGAGGCGTTCGCTGTCGCCGCCCGCGGCCTGCAGGCCGCCGGGGCGACGGCCGTGCTCACCGGCGGTCGGGTGACCGCCGAGGACGCCTACGCCTACAGCAAGTTCGCCCGCGTGTCCCTCGGCACCAACGACATCGACTTCCGGTCCCGGCCGCTCTCGGCCGAGGAGGCGTCGTTCCTCGCCGCCGAGGTCGTCCTGCGCGGTCCGGGCAACGGCGGGGTCACCTACGGCGACCTGGAGGCCGCGAAGACGGTCGTCCTCGCCGGGCTCGAGCCCGAGGACGAGGCGGGCATGATCTTCCTGCGCCTGCGCAAGGCCTCCAAGCCGGGCCGTCCGGGTGGCGGCACCCGCGTCGTCGCGATCGCGCCGTACGCCACGCGCAGCCTGACCAAGATGCGCGGCCAGCTGCTCCGCACCGCGCCTGGCGACGAGGCCGCCGCCCTCGAGTCGCTGTCCTCGCACGCCGAGTTCGGTGTCGACTCGACCGCGGTGATCCTGGTCGGCGAGCGGCTCGCGACCGTGCCCGGGGCGCTGAGCGCCGCTGCTGCCCTGGCCGCCCGGACCGGCGCCCGCCTGGCCTGGGTGCCGCGCCGGGCCGGCGACCGCGGTGCCGTCGAGACCGGCTGCCTGCCCAACCTGCTGCCCGGCGGCCGTCCGGTTGCCGACGCCGGGGCCCGGGTCGATGCCGCCACCACGTGGGGCGTCGACTCGCTGCCGGACGCACCCGGCCGCGACGCCGACGCGATCGTCGCCGCGCTGCGCGCCGGAGAGGTCCGCGGCCTGGTCGTCGGCGGCGTCGACCCCGACGACACCTCCGACCCGGCCGCCACCCGGGCCGCCGTCGAGGCCGCGTCGTTCGTGGTGGCGCTCGAGCTGCGCGAGACCGAGCTGACCCGCGCCGCGGACGTGGTCTTCCCCGTGGCGCCGGTCGCCGACCGGGCCGGCACGTTCGTGAGCTGGGAGGGCCGGCCGCGCCCGTTCCCGGCGGTGTTCAGCCGCCCCACGTCGCTGCCCGACCTGCGGATCCTGGCCGGCATCGCCGAGGAGCTCAGCGCGCTGGGGGCCGGCCGCGAGCTCGGCTTCCGGACCGTCGAGGAGGCCCGCGCGCAGATGGAGGAGATGGGTCCCTGGGACGGCCAGCGCGCTGCCCTGGACACCGTGTCCGCGCCGACCGCGCCCGTGGGGGAGGGCCTCGCGCTGGCCACGTGGAAGCTGCTGATCGACAACGGCGTCATGCAGGACGGTGACAAGGCCTACCGCGCCACCGGTCGCAAGCCCGTGGCCCGGCTCGGCCGCGCGACGTACGACGCCGTCGGCCCGACCGTCACGCTCACCGGTGACCGCGGCTCGGTGACGCTGCCGGCCGAGCCCGCCGACCTCGACGACGGGGTGGTGTGGGTGCCTGCGAACTCCTTCGGCAACGGGGTGCTGGCCGACCTGGCCTCGCCCGGCAGTCGCGTGACCGTCGCGAAGGGGGCCGACGCATGA